One Vicugna pacos chromosome X, VicPac4, whole genome shotgun sequence DNA window includes the following coding sequences:
- the CXCR3 gene encoding C-X-C chemokine receptor type 3: MVLEMRERQEFQASDFALLLGNSSYDYGENESDSCCSSPPCPQDLSLNFDRAFLPALYSLLFVLGLLGNGAVAAVLLSQRAVLSSTDTFLLHLALADALLVLTLPLWAVDAAIQWVFGSGLCKVASALFNINFYAGALLLACISFDRYLSIVHATQLYRRGPPGRVVLTCMAVWGICLLLALPDFIFLSAHRDERLNATLCQYNFPQVGRTALRVLQLVAGFLLPLLVMAYCYARILAVLLVSRGQRRLRAMRLVVVVVVAFALCWTPYHLVVLVDILMDLGALARNCGRESSVDIAKSVTSGLGYMHCCLNPLLYAFVGVKFRERMWMLLMRLGCPNQRGHQRQPSAVRRESSWSETTEASYSGL, from the exons ATGGTCCTTGAG aTGAGAGAACGCCAAGAGTTCCAAGCCTCTGACTTTGCCTTGCTCCTGGGAAACTCTTCCTACGACTACGGAGAAAACGAGAGCGACTCCTGCTGTTCCTCCCCGCCCTGCCCGCAGGACTTGAGCCTCAACTTCGACCGGGCCTTCCTGCCAGCCCTCTACAGCCTCCTCTTTGTGCTGGGGCTGCTGGGCAACGGCGCAGTGGCAGCCGTGCTGCTGAGCCAGCGGGCAGTCCTGAGCAGCACCGACACCTTCCTGCTGCACTTGGCCCTGGCCGACGCGCTGCTGGTGCTGACGCTCCCGCTCTGGGCGGTGGACGCGGCCATCCAGTGGGTCTTCGGCTCCGGCCTCTGCAAAGTGGCCAGTGCCCTCTTCAACATCAACTTCTATGCGGGGGCCCTCCTGCTGGCCTGTATCAGCTTCGATCGGTACCTGAGCATTGTGCATGCCACCCAGCTCTACCGCCGGGGGCCCCCAGGCCGCGTGGTCCTCACCTGCATGGCAGTCTGGGGGATCTGCCTGCTCCTGGCACTCCCAGATTTCATTTTCCTGTCGGCCCATCGCGATGAGCGCCTCAACGCCACCCTCTGCCAGTACAACTTCCCGCAGGTGGGCCGCACAGCCCTGCGCGTCCTACAGCTGGTCGCCGGTTTCCTGCTGCCCCTGCTGGTCATGGCCTATTGCTACGCCCGCATCCTGGCCGTGCTGCTGGTCTCCAGGGGCCAGCGGCGGCTCAGAGCCATgcggctggtggtggtggtggtggtggctttTGCCCTCTGCTGGACCCCTTACCACCTAGTAGTGCTGGTGGACATCCTCATGGACCTGGGGGCCTTGGCCCGCAACTGTGGCCGAGAAAGCAGTGTGGACATAGCCAAGTCGGTCACGTCAGGCCTGGGCTATATGCACTGCTGCCTCAACCCCCTGCTCTACGCCTTCGTGGGCGTCAAGTTCCGAGAGCGCATGTGGATGCTACTCATGCGCCTGGGCTGCCCCAACCAGAGGGGCCACCAGCGGCAGCCATCGGCTGTCCGCCGGGAGTCATCATGGTCTGAGACCACAGAGGCCTCCTACTCGGGCTTGTGA
- the GCNA gene encoding germ cell nuclear acidic protein yields MYRFSLEKRARSRKRGFPGEREYVSYDLPPSPGSIKGRAPGRLPQSLGTSHALDSQSEASSRSARPEAAEADTDMSEVKAGRLKILDDDCYIITVDSSSDEEPDTIAIGMNVQKGDVSYVVIDSDSDDECFRKKKKVKLSGINNKDEILEVWSDTEEKPCQKLPTIIIDDDDDDDLEGPVIIEDDSCDEGQTPSNEQKKDEIAIFQRKVSNKVGHQNLKKDPYQPPIDDPDVELALSISKLSTDEKPEPVVEQPMKRKNKSKNISVKPVVEGRKTRGSSKKKPSAAKSEKCNPGASECKIPGCFLRGLENLKEYSGKKFKRNKDELVQRIYALLNSSVFDKKLPEKIDIGWNKKMLRTAGLCNTGQIRRPKRQRYAKIEISLKVCDSADRLRDTLIHEICHAASWLLDGIRDSHGDAWKYYARKSNMVHPELPKVTRCHNYEINYKIVYECTKCKSRIGRYTRSLNTDRFICAQCRGPLVMLPQTRKDGTPIRPHVRPFAKYVKENYRIIQRQTEGISHGDVMRKLSKDFAAKKKMLGL; encoded by the exons ATGTATCGGTTTTCGCTGGAGAAACGGGCACGATCTAGAAAGC GTGGGTTCCCCGGAGAGCGGGAGTACGTCAGTTACGACCTCCCGCCGAGCCCGGGCTCTATAAAAGGACGCGCGCCCGGGCGTCTCCCACAGTCGCTCGGGACCTCGCACGCCTTAGACTCCCAGTCTGAGGCGAGCAGCAGATCGGCCAGGCCAGAGGCTGCAGAAGCAG ACACGGACATGTCCGAAGTAAAGGCTGGTCGTTTGAAGATCCTGGATGATGATTG TTATATTATTACTGTGGATTCAAGCAGTGATGAAGAACCTGATACCA TTGCGATTGGAATGAATGTGCAGAAAGGGGACGTCAG CTACGTGGTGATTGACTCAGACTCTGATGATGAGTGCTTCCGTAAGAAGAAGAAGGTGAAGCTATCTGGAATAAATAATAAAG ATGAGATTCTGGAAGTGTGGTCTGATACTGAGGAGAAGCCATGCCAGAAGCTTCCAACCATTAtcattgatgatgatgatgatgatgatttggaGGGCCCTGTGATAATAGAAGATGATTCGTGTGATGAGGGCCAGACTCCCTCAAATGAGCAAAAGAAGGATGAGATTGCTATCTTCCAACGGAAAGTATCTAATAAAGTTGGTCATCAGAATCTTAAGAAAGATCCCTACCAACCACCAATTGATGATCCTGACGTTGAACTAGCGTTGTCAATTAGCAAGTTGTCAACTGATGAAAAGCCTGAGCCTGTGGTGGAACAACCaatgaaaaggaagaataaaagcaagaatatatcCGTGAAACCTG TTGTTGAAGGACGGAAGACACGTGGGTCTTCCAAGAAGAAACCAAGTGCAgcaaaaagtgaaaaatgcaacCCTGG GGCTTCTGAATGCAAAATACCTGGATGTTTCTTGCGTGGCCTTGAGAATTTAAAGGAGTATTCTGGCAAGAAGTTCAAGCGAAATAAGGATGAACTGGTTCAGAGAATCTACGCTCTGCTTAACAGCTCTGTCTTTGATAAAAAG CTGCCGGAGAAAATTGATATCGGCTGGAATAAAAAGATGCTGAGAACTGCTGGCTTATGCAACACTGGCCAGATTCGACGCCCGAAGAGGCAGCGTTATGCTAAGATTGAGATTTCTCTGAAAGTCTGCGACTCTGCAG ACCGACTCCGGGATACTTTGATCCATGAGATATGCCACGCAGCCTCCTGGCTACTTGATGGTATCCGTGATTCCCATGGTGATGCCTGGAAGTATTATGCCCGAAAATCTAATATGGTGCACCCGGAGCTGCCCAAGGTCACTCGTTGCCATAACTATGAGATAAACTACAAGATTGTTTAtgagtgtactaagtgcaaatcCAG GATCGGCCGCTACACCCGATCCCTGAACACTGACCGCTTCATCTGTGCCCAGTGCAGGGGCCCTCTGGTCATGCTGCCACAGACTCGGAAGGATGGGACCCCCATTCGGCCCCATGTGAGACCATTTGCCAAGTATGTGAAGGAGAATTACAGGATCATTCAGAGGCAGACAGAAGGAATAAGTCATGGAGATGTGATGCGAAAGCTCAGCAAGGATTttgctgccaaaaaaaaaatgctgggtCTTTGA